The genome window GGGCTACCTTGGTGTTGGGTTATCCTCAGTGTCTGACAAGCGCCTATCAGCAGATTTATTTTGCCTGTTGTAAAGCGACAAGTAAAACGACCgaaaaatggatggataattTTTATGATTATTAACCCTCCCTAATCAGTGTTTCAAATTAAGTCGCATTACACTATGCAAATACATAATCAAATTATGACTGTTGAATTGCTGACACAGCACAAGCTCTTTAATAGTCAGTTTTGACCAGTCAAAAGAACTACAGAGCTAAGTTCGATTCCTGCCAGGGATATTTGTTGCATGTCatgccactctctctctccacatttcctgtctctcttcgTTGTCAACTGtccaataaaagcaaaaatgccaaatcaCACAGaacactaaaactaaataaatacaaaactaaataaaaaactaaatataccTAATCTACTGTTGCGCCAATGTGTGATGGTGGTCATTTGTGTGAAGCTTGTGTGAAAATATCCATCAAAAAGGACTGAACCTTCTAGACCTCCTGCCAAGTCATGGAAAATTTTATTCGGTTTTACTTTAGGGCattgatgatgaagatgagCATGCCTTTTTGCACAGTGCCATTTGCCAAAACTATAAAAGGCAAAAGATTATTAGACCTAAATGCAGCTAAAAACAATGCAGATGAGAGATCTCAATACACACGATGTCTTTCTGCACCTGGCATGGCAGAGGTCTGTGTGCTCTTGTATACAACTCCTTTCAATTCCCATATATTAAGTATAACTGGAGGCCTaactctgattaaaaaaaatctaaatttccATCTTATTTGCTATTAAGAATAAACCTGAAAAGTCCATCACTAATTAAGGAGGTGCTGACAATGATAAATTCTGCCTGTCACTATTTCACAAGCTTATCACCTATTCcactaaatcaaaacaaaccatGACACTGTTGGTGTGTTGCTCTAAGTTATATAAGACAATCAAATGAATTATACAtatcagaaaacagaacagaagaaaatatttcaaaatgagaaGCATATGAACTCTTGAACAAAATTCTCATTCAAGACACCTCAGCATCAGGAAGGAAGCAATAAGAAAACCAAATGTTGCTGCCGCTGGAGGGACTGTCCTGACTCCAGTCTCACAAACACAGTCCTCAGGTGGTTTAGATTGAGCGCCTTATGTCAGAAACACAGATTTAGGCTGTGATATAACACTTTCACTCAAACAGGACACATTTAAAACCAAGCTTAATCTACAGTGAAACATATGTGTTGGTTAGTGCCTATGGCTGTGAAAGCTTGCATAGCCAATGAAAAGAAATGCAAGGTGAATGGAAGCCCACTTCATCAGTACCTGTTCACTTAACTTCGTACCATTAACCAAAGTAACGATCTCCGTTGGTAACTATGGGCCTCCACAACAATGACAGTGCTCCTTCTCCTTGATTTTTCAAGCCTGGGAAGCCTCTCTTGGAGGAATGAACATCATTCTTCCAAAAGACGtcccctcatttggtgttttgatacTGGAGAGTGCTGTCCAACACGTCACTACAAAACTTGTTCAACAGTCTGAAAGGACCTCTAAAATTTTAGAAATGTCCAGTTTAACCTCCTAAGGAACCACAAGAACCTCTTTAAGGACCTCTAACCACCTCAGTGGCAAACAAAACTTCATGAAGTACCTAGAACTTCATAAACAATCTGTAAAACCCATACAACTCAAAGAAACTCCTCAATCACCCCTAAAACATCTGTGAGTACTCTACAACTTTTATATTCTcaagataaaatacaaatgGGTGCTAAATGAAAGGAGAGCCCATCATTAAGTGCATTAGTAAAGAATGAGTTCAGTGATCCTTGTCTCCAAGCCTGTTGCACTCCAATAGAGGGATGGGAATAGCATTCTTCCAAAAGACATTCcctcatttgttgttttgatcattGGGTCGGAGACTGCTGTCTGACACGAAAACCTCCTGAAAGTACAGTCAAACCACCTCAGTGGCCATCAGAACCTCTTAAAGTTCCCTAAAACCTCCTTGAGGTCCCCTCCTTGCCTACAAGAAACTCTTACAAGACTCCTCAAAGTTCTTAAAAGGATTTATAGGACTTTATGCTGATCCATGGGAACTGTGCAACGATGCAAATTAGATCTCTTGGGGAAAACTTGCCCAGTACCACACAGTGTAACTATGCATGCACATCACATTCAGTTGTACTCTGATCATTTTAGCTGGGAAACACTGCTTTTCCCAAACAAGTTTAATTGGTTGATTATTCAAAAGAGCTGAAACCTTAGTCACTTTGAGAAGAGTCATCCATAAAGCAAAGCAGATTCTATTATTGGTCAGTCCAAAGTAATCACATAAattcagctgctaaatgtgTTGTCTGACCAGGGgctcagagaaaaacagagccagtgcagaaaaaacacactcatcCAGCCTAATGAAACATAGGTTGGTTATTACGAGTCATTACTGAGTGGTCGGGCAGAAACCACAGACATTCCTCCtgacaaaacacactcacactgtggtTGTCAACTTTCaatttttctgctttctctgcAGTTTTCTTGGTGCATATTTTTTCCTGTACACATTTAagtgacatttaacagaaaaaaatgaacacttAATTCTCTGTaactctttgtctttttccatatgtgcttctttttcatgtctgcctcctgtctctgtccccctctctctttcttacagCAGATGGATGGTGGGTGGTCAGGGAAGGGTTAAGTGCTCTGCTCTATAAACTCTGCTTTAAGAGTCTGCTGGAAGCTACTGGTTCAGCCTTTAAATACAGTCATTTGACACATCCCAACAGGGGCTCGTagctgagagcagctgctgacCCAAACTCAAAGCTTGAAGGCGAGCTGGTGTATCAGCGTCACACTGCTTTGGACAGCATGAAGGCTCTCTTATTCACCTGTGTGCTGGTGCCGTGGCTGGTGGCAGCCGCGGCCAGGAGATTTGACCAGGACTCACAGCTGATACTGGGATCTCTACCTGGCACGGAGCTGGACGGATACTTCAGTGACAATTTAAAATCAAGGAGGGCTAGGGTAAGAACTTTCTTATTTACATCATGCTTTATCTGCCAGAAAGAGTTCTCTTCtgtaatgctgaaaaaaaaaaatgatttaaaatattctACAAGTAGTCTAATGTTAGTCCAGATTGACAGTTTTGatcagcaatttttttttaatgccattCACTTTCAGCATGACCTCAAAAGCCAATCTTTACAGTTATGATTGTCACTGTTACATAATAATTCATGGTTACTGAGGTGATAAAGATAAATGTATAagcacaaataataaaaatattcagtccCATATATAGAATTAAATTTAAAAGACAagtacactgatcagccataacaatAAAACCAGATTTATTGTTGTGGCTGATGGGTGtattctgtgtatttatattgtaaatatgaccacagagacacactgccAAGATTCTGGCCAAAACAAGCAAACTTTATCTTACAAGAGACATTCTGGTAAGATGAATTgaataaaaaagattaaaaaaaacaataagacTTTACTTATCCCTGGGGAGAAGGGGTGGTGGGGGGATGAGGTTGGCTAAATTCAAAATCAATAATCCATGCACATTACTCTAAAAACTAATAATCGACTTCATGGTTTAGTTAATTTGTTTGCTCCAACTTGTCAACGACAGGAACTGTCAGCACTTGACTCACTGTCCTCCTGCAAGAGATAATTCATTCAGCTCAGTttcaacacaccacacacacacacacacacacacacacacacacaccacacacacttgtacttcTATCTCTGTGAGGACACTTTTGCATTCCCTAACCCTTTACTTTAACCTAAACGatcacaactaaatgcctaaccctaactcttatcctaaccttaacctaaacCAAATTCTAACCTGAACCCTAAAATCAAGTCAGCCCTTAAAAGTTGTGAGGATCAGCCAGAATATGTCCTcactttcccaaaatgtcctcCTAAAACTCAAAcaggtcctcacaaagatagaagaacaagtacacacacaccttgctATGTCTAACTTGTTCTTACACCAGACAGACCAAACCCTGAATCAACCACACTAACCCACAACTAACCACACTAACCCCTTCAAGAAATATTTCGGTGAACTAAAACCAAACCCTTGTCTGGTTTGTCCTTTGGGAAACACTTgcaggaagtgaaaaaaaaccccacaaacaTCCCAGAGGATgagtggagaaagaaagaagtgtgAGAGAATGTAGCTATGAAAAGTTACTTCAGTTTTAATGAGTAAAAACTTCATTTGGGACCAGCTGTTTTTCATAGAAGAATCTGTCTGTGCCAGACCCTTCAGAGACAGGCCTCATATTCTACGGCTGATACAGTTAACCACTTAGGCTAAGTTTATTAGGCTGACATTTTAATCCACATTGTGGAATGTTTTGTTCTCTTCCATTTGTTTAAGGGCCAGTCAGTTAGTTCAGGGACCAGCAGCATCGTTGAGGTTGGTATTTTGCACAAGGGAACCAAACTCAGACCTGGAAGATGGAGCATAAACTAACCCTAAGATTCATGAGTCTTAGTCGTGAATGGCTTAGTGGCAATCCAAGTTATCCAGCCACCAccttttaaagattttaattgTCCAGAAGCCAACCACAGGCCCAAAATTACTCAAGCTGGGGGATGAATGACAGCCTCCAAAGGTCTAAAGGCTTCCAGGTTCATGGGCTAAGAATGCATGAAACCTTAAAAACAACCTGTTTCACATTGGCTCCAATACAGCACTGCTGATCATGGGTCATTGTGAGTAAAAAATGATGTACTGACAAGGCACAGCTGCTTATCCACAACAGCTAATTTATCAGGAAGAGTCAAACATCAGAGCCAGCTTAATAATGAACACTAAAATCACTCACACTGTTGCAGTCAAAGCTGTGGCCAGTTGTAAGTGGACTGCTAAAGAGAGCTAAGGCTAGCCAAATATCCTAGAAATCAGTGTTAGATTGGTGATAATGAGGGCTCTGAGTCGAGTCTGACAGCAGAGCTGTGTCACAAATCGTAGCCTCCTCATTCTTCTCAGGCAGACCGCTGTGTTGGCACAGTGAGGGACAAGATGCAGAGGCTCTGGCCAAAGCAATGCggcaaaaagggaaaaaaaaaattaatctggCTAAACTTTTGCAGAAACACTATCCAACAACTTGTGTGGAAACATCATCCAAGAATGCACTGCACTGGCCAACTGAACGCATCCAAGCACACATTCCTGGTAGATGACTTTGTAGCATGAACAGTGTAATTGTTCTGTTCACCTGGAGATTGTGGAAAATGAGGATAAAGTGACTATTGCTATGATAACTTGTCATTACGATTATAGCCTCCTACATAGTGTTTTATTATAGATAATCGTTTAAGCTCATGGATCTGTTTCTGTAGCTGGACTCCCTGGATCCAGATTCATCCTCTCACCTGTGCTTGAAGCAGCACATTCTTGCCAACACAGAGCCTTTTGTCTTTACAATGTGAGTGCCCACTTAAGTCCCTTTTGCACAGCCTTTCCGAGGCGGGAATATTGCACTCATCATTCTGCCATCTTGCCattatgtataaaatgtatgaaGGCAAGATGGGGGGTCTGTATCGCCCCACCTTTAAGCTGGCATGGCAGGTAGTCACAGAGGTGGATGATGTTTGAATACAAGgtggagcagaaacacacatcGGCCGACAATGAAGCTGCTGCGAAAGTCAACTGTGATGCATTTTATCCAGTTTAACCATTACATCAAACCTAACCTGTGCACCTTGTCCAACTTCTGGTGTTACTGACTCCAGGCTGAGCCAAGCACAATGCACTATGGATATTTACACACTGTTGTTTCATCTTCATCTGGTTTCTACCCACAGAACAACACGTAAGCATTTTTCCAAAAACTGACCTCCTAACCCTGGCAGTGTCAATGTTTTGCTCTAGCCAATGAGCTGGCCAGTATATGAACAGGCCATGTTTTCTCCTGCAGAGGGCCCTGCCTCCTGCCGATGAACCTGATGACACCACAGTCCCAGACGAAGCAAATGCTTTAGGTAAGAGACAGAACTGGTTACCTCACCAGCAactgatctcacacacacacacacacacacacacacacacacacacacacacacacacacacacacacacacaagaaaatctAATTGAATTGATAAGGGAAGTTTAAAATTGCTGGGCAATTGTTTTGAGAGCTGTAACTTAATTTGTTCATGGTTTGAGGCTCTGGGAAAGGCACTCAAAGGCAAATTACAGATTAATCTGGATTGTGTTGGGTTTGAATCAAGGAACACATGTTGGCAAACAGCACTTCCAAAAGCTTGGGTAGTTACCTCTAAAGACTTAAAGCCAttcactcactgagcacttttgTTTATTAAgaacacctgcacacctgcttattcatgcgatcagccaatcatgtggcagtaGTGTAATACATAAAATCTAACAGCTACAGGTGAGGaacttcagttaatgttcacatcagaCATCAGGATGAGGAAAAATGTTATCTCAGTGACACTGACTGTGGCGTGATTCTTGGTGCTAGACAGGCTTGTTTGAGtttttctgaaactgctgatctcctggaATTTTCACTCACAAAACATCCGGTGATCAGCAGttctgtggatggaaacaccttgttgttgagagagagcagagactggttggagctgacaaAAAGGCTATAGTAACTCAGATGTCCACTGTTTACAACTGTGGggaacagaaaaacatgcacaacaCATTGACTCTAAAGGCAAATGGGCTCACAGCAGAAGACAACAAcacaccaaaactggacagttgaagactgaaAAAATTCTGTCTGGTCTGATGAATATCTGCTGAGGCCTGCAGATGTCACGGTCAGATCATTTGGCATCAACAGAATGAATCCATGGccccaacctgccttgtgtcaataGTCCAGGTTGCTATTGGTGGCTCAATGATAATACCAATCGGTCATAGTCTGAATTCCACAGCCTGAGTATTGTTGTtgaccatgtgcatccctttatggccacagtttaccatcttctaatgacTACAGCCAGTATGATAATGCACTATGTCACAAAGCATaaatcatctcaaactggtttcatgaacatgacaatggGTTCACTGTACTTCAGTGGATTCCCCAGTCACCAGACCTGAATATAGAACACCCTAGGGATGTATGACAATAGATTGGCAGCCTGAATGTGCAtttgacaaatctgcagaaattgTGGTACAGTCATGTCGACATGAACTAGAATCTCAAAGGCATGTTTCCTACATATATAACAACAGAGTCTAGAGCACCTCAATGTCATATTTGCAattgtattttctgacatttcatagatTAAACAATTACTTGAGATAGTAATTATCATTTCAAGGTGGTATTAGGTCAGTGGTTGGTTGTTAAAGGTGCTCTGAAAGAGGCTTGAGGTTTGTGTGGTGACTCTGTGTTGCAGACCTTCCCACCTGCCTGCTGTGCGTCTGCCTGACTGGCTCAGTATACTGTGAGGAGGTCAGTCCAGACATGACCACAGTTCCCACGCTGCCTAAGGAAACAGCCTACCTGTACGCCCGCTTCAACAAGATCAAAAAGATCAGCACAAAAGACTTCGCTGACATTGGTAAGTCTGAAAACCGTCTCTCAGCCGAATTTGACCATGGCCACtctgattaaaactgaaaattgttTACAGGTGAAAATGAGTTTACTCGTCATGGTTGGTCCTATTTCAACCTGTTAAAACTGTTAGAGTGGTGAGTGAACTCTGTGAAATTAcctggttttaaaatgtaataaaatgcgGTCTGATCCTCATCTAAGTTACAAgtacaaacacaatgtgcttaagctaataaaacaaaacattataatCCTTTGagtctttattgaacacacccATTAAACTTTCACCGAACTGTGGAAAAAATAAGTGAACCTTTGGATTTAATAACAGGCTGAACCTCCCTTGCGAGCAATAACTTCAAACAAGCATTTCCAGTaatgttcaggaggaattttagaatttttttctGTACAGAACTGCGTCAGCTCATCCATATAATTGTGAATTAGATGTAGATCTGACCACATTTAAGACAAATGTATGTATAAACACAGGTATTTCCAGGTAAAGGTTAATTTACTATTTCTTTCCACTATTATAATGACTAACTCATCAAGATGGTCTTGGAGTCTACCAATCCAATTTATAACAGAAAGCCTGAGTTCTAATGGAAAAAAGCTGTATTATGAAcaatgtaggatccagtgtttttggagcttgacccaaACTTGGAACTGAAAATTTGAAtatctcagctgctgctgcacagattttGAACTTTAGGGAAGTGTAAAAGTAAATCACTAGACACTGGTCTATGTGACTGCATTTTGTCAACTGGCTTGACAACAAATAATTCTCAAGAGAAACTAGTTCACAAACGTACATGGTTACAGGTTCTTGATCAAACGGTTTAGCTGGTTGTCTGGCATAAGTCTTGGTAGTATACTACAATTTACTGCACTAAAGAAGGACAATAATACTGAAGGAATAAATTGACAGGTGTCTGCACTGCACTTAACTTGGCTGAACAGTGAAGGAACAAGAACCAGCAAAAGACCCAAAACAGAAAGCTTAAACCTACAGGTGTTATGCTCAGTGACCAAACAGACAAAGTGTAGAAAAAATACCTAATTCTAAAAACAACTGCAAAGGGACACCTACTTTCAATGCAACATTAATTTGGAAGCACaataagagaaaaatgtaaGATATCCAAAATATCTACAACTTtaatgactgattttttttttctatctgctGACAGTGACTCTGAAGAGGATTGACTTGACGGGGAACCTGATCTCGGAGATTGAAGATGGGGCCTTCTCTAAGCTAACCCTGCTGGAGGAATTGTCTCTGGCCGAGAACAGACTGGTCAAACTTCCTATGCTCCCCCCCAAACTCACATCCTTCAACGCCAACAACAACCTTCTCAAAACCAGGGGTGTCAAAGCTAATGCTTTCAAGGTACACAACATCACCTCTGCCAACTTTTTCAATAGGGAATGTCCAAATATGATCTGACAGATGGGATTATGGAATATCAGTCCAATATCGGGTATATAATATaggtcaaaacaaaaaaacaattaattgaaaTAGCAAAACTTGTCATGTGAGCGCTAATCAGTAATGTAATACTGAGGATGAAGACAGGAGTACTACACATACTGAAGGATACCATGCGTACCTTTGTCAATGAGGCGACTTCAGTGtaacacagtacacagtacaaaGACCTTAGACCCATCTGTTGGTCAAGGTAGAAGTAATAGGCCCAGCTTGAAACTCCCCCTAAAACTGGAAACtgtttgacatgtttgtttgtttaaacaaaCGTGATTCAacgtgttaattagtgagtcCAGCTAACTAACTCCAGCCTCATACGTAATGTACAGATATGAGATTGATATGAGTCTTTAAATCtcactctcagaaagaaaacaaaatgggaTCCATATAACCTTTCGATACTTATTTCCCTACCCAGTGATGTGAGGACAACTAATGACAACGGTTTAATCAACTGGATGTCCGTGGTGTGAATTTGTTTCTCTAATAGAAACTGACCAAGCTGGTCAACCTGTTCCTGGCCAACAACCAGCTGGAGGCAGTTCCACACATCCCAGAGAGCGTTCGGATCTTACATCTACAGGTTTGTATCTTTGACTGCTaaaatttacacaaataaaGTGAGAATTAGACACCCTCTAACTGTTAACCAAGTTGCTCTAGATTTAATTCAATGTAAAATGCATTCGTTATTTTTTTATCCAGGATTTACTAAGTGAgatttaaattagtttttatttcctctagaacaacacatcacaacatcacTGAAGTCAACAAGATACCTTCTGCAGATCTAACGACACCTACTACCTACGAATGAGCCTCAGTGAGGTCCGTATGGACAGTAACCCCGTGATCTTGTCCAAGCACCCCGACAGTTTCACCTGTATGAAGGTACTGCCTGTCGGACGGTACCGTTGAAGAGGCAGAAAACTTTACTGTAGCCCCTTTGTTGCTGACGGAGCAGTTTCCCACAACACAGCGCTGGGGGGGGAATACCGTGTCATTCTGGATTTTTGGGGCACTGGTCTTATGGTTAATGTTTCTACTTCAACAAACCTACAAACAGCTTGTGACACTGTCAGGTCGAAATGAAACCATTCATTGAACTGAAGGTGTAGAATTGAAGGAGCTTTTCTACTCCTCATCAGTGCTACTGGTCTGGTGGAGTATTCAGGCAAAAATATGGAAGCTGCACATGAGAGTTGTTAAGAGTCATAAGTTCTCAACATGCTTCAAATTGACAAGTATGTCTGACCATGCGTAAATTCAGTGTGCTGTAGTTTTTATGTGTTAAATTAGCATAATGACACACATGTTCAAACCATCTCTCTGTTAAGGCAAACAGCAACTGAAGAGCTTAAGAGAGAATTTCAAACCCTGCCTATTTTCACACCCCCACACACCTGGCCAATGGCTGTGTAAAGTGGACttgtttctcagtttgtctgttttgggCAGCTTACAAAAACGGTCCCACACAGCCTTTGATTGGGGGCTTCAGATGCTGTTAACAGATTTAAAAGATTGAAAGATTTGAGAACACTTTGTCTGAAGCATACTGAAGCATTCACAATGCAACTGTAAGTGGCAGGTATCTGGAAATATTTAGACCACCTCTTCAGAAAACACCAGAGGTGAGTTTCCCTCTGAATGTGATTGAATGCCAGTAGATCTGATGCTACCCTGATGTGAAGCAAGTGGAGAAGTATCAACACCTCCACAGCGACAGTCCaatttattgtttcattttgacCCGACGCTGTACTACCTGGATGAATGAAACTACACAAACTGCTTGTGACACTGAACCAACACACAACCCGCAGCCACAAGCCAACAGGCTTGCTTCTAACTACCTGTACTTAATAGTTTAAAATAACAGGCCAATGTTTTCACACTCTTTGTGAAgtgcattgaaaaaaaaaattaattcaaGATATTACTGCAACCTTCTAAATatctttgctgcttttcctggCCTACATTTTACACCAAATTaaggacaaaatgtttttgaaaactACACCAAGTAAATAACATCCAAAATTACCCATAATGGACCCACACGTTTTTGCTTATTGTAGGTCAACTGGGATTTCTTTTGGACAGACTTCATTGCaagaataatatttttttttgcaatatttcTTTACTGACCTgatgacaggaggagaaaagatgCTCCAGTATCTTCCAAACAGGATTTAAGTCAATTCAGTCACACAACAGGGATACTTGATACCTGCATGTTGATTTTTAGTCT of Lates calcarifer isolate ASB-BC8 linkage group LG12, TLL_Latcal_v3, whole genome shotgun sequence contains these proteins:
- the ogna gene encoding LOW QUALITY PROTEIN: osteoglycin, paralog a (The sequence of the model RefSeq protein was modified relative to this genomic sequence to represent the inferred CDS: substituted 1 base at 1 genomic stop codon); the protein is MKALLFTCVLVPWLVAAAARRFDQDSQLILGSLPGTELDGYFSDNLKSRRARRALPPADEPDDTTVPDEANALDLPTCLLCVCLTGSVYCEEVSPDMTTVPTLPKETAYLYARFNKIKKISTKDFADIVTLKRIDLTGNLISEIEDGAFSKLTLLEELSLAENRLVKLPMLPPKLTSFNANNNLLKTRGVKANAFKKLTKLVNLFLANNQLEAVPHIPESVRILHLQNNTSQHHXSQQDTFCRSNDTYYLRMSLSEVRMDSNPVILSKHPDSFTCMKVLPVGRYR